A segment of the Vibrio sp. YMD68 genome:
TCCCTACACTTAGCGCATAAATCGGTGAGAGGTGGAAGTTTTGCATATGATGCTGATCAATCTGAAAACTATCGAAGAGACTTTGCTAGTCAATCCATCATCATGTCTGATATGGGCTTACGCTTAGCTAAAGACGCTAAATAAGGAAATATCATGCCTAATATCCGCTTGTCTGGGTTAACACTCTCACTTCTTTGTGTGTTCTCTACCTTTGCTTTTTCAGAGGCAATCGCTTCTTCAGCGGAAATAGCTTCTGCTACAAATAGTAAGCCTAACTTGATTGTTCAGATTACCGTAGATGGTTTGCGTGGTGATTTATTGGATCGCTACAAACATAATTTCGGGGAAGGCGGTTTTCGCTACCTAATGGATGAAGGAGTGCATTACACCAATGCACACTACCAACACGGAAATACAGAAACTATCGTGGGTCATGTCTCTTTAGCAACAGGCGCTCCACCAAGCGTACATGGTATGGTTGGTAATGTTTGGTTTGACCGTGACGAAGATCGTTTGGTTTACAACGTTGAGGATGCAGACTACAACATGCTTACCTCTGGAGCAGGGGTTGATAAGTCTACAGAAATTGACCCAACTCAAAGAACTGCACAAGGTGATGGACGTTCTCCGATACCCATTCTTTCCACCACTTTTAGTGATGAATTAAGCATTTCGAATAACGGAAAATCCAAAGCATTCAGTGTCTCGATTAAAGACCGTGGTGCGATTTCTTTAGCTGGTCAAAGCGGTAAAGCTTTCTGGTTTTCAAAAGCGCAATCCGAATTTGCGACCAGTAATTACTATTATGACCAGTACCCTGAGTGGGTGGCTCGCTGGAATGAAAAGCGATTTACTGATCAATATTCTAAGCAAGCGTGGGATCTTTCATTACCAAAAGAGCAGTACACCTTGGTAGAAAACACGTCAGAACATAAATTTGATTTAGCTGGGTTTAAACGCACTTTTCCCCACCCTTACGGCCCGTCAAGTTTTCAGTATTATAGTACCATGCTCACGATAAGCCCTGCGGGTGATGAAATTACTGAAAACTTCGCGAGCACACTGCTCAAGCAAGAAAAGTTGGGCCAAGGTGATGCGACCGACTACCTAGCGGTTAGCTTCTCATCAAACGATTATGTGATTCACCTATATGGTCCAGAAAGTCTAGAAACAGAAGATAATCTGATTCGATTAGACCGAACCATTGCAAAAATGCTGAGCACAATAGATAGCCAGGTTGGCTTGAATAACACGTTGATTGTTTTATCTGCCGATCATGGTGTACCAGAATCGTCACCAGCGGTGAATGCTTTAGGGTTTAATCAAGCACAATACTTCAACAAAGATACGCTGTTATCGCAAGGCGTTGAACAACGCTTGAAGAGTGAGTTTGGGCTAGATAAAGACGCCATCAGGCTATTCGCTCAACCTTATATCTATTTAAATCATGATGTCATCGCGAAGAAAAAAGTTGATTTGGCAAACGTTCAAAATGCGATTGCAGAAGAAATAGCTAAAATCAGTGGCGTAGCTTATGCCGTTTCAAGCAGCGATATTGCCCGTAATCAAGTTCCAGACACTCGATTGAACCAGTTGATCAAAAACAATTATCATCCGGCTCGTTCAGGTGATATTTATGTTGTGTTTGCACCACGCAGCTACATTAATGATATGGATGGTTTACAGATCGCTTCAACGCACGGTTCTCCGTGGCGTTATGATACGCACGTACCGGTTATTTTTGCTGGGTTTGATATTGAACCACAAAGAATCTCTCGTGAAATCACCCCTTATGACATTGCTCCTACCCTGTCGAACAAACTGGGGATCACGCAGCCTAGTGGTTCAACTGGCGTAGTACTCGCTGAGGTCACTAAATAGTACTCAATATCTTTATTCGGATAAAATCAACCCGTAAAGAACACGATAGAAACAAAATAAAGAGCCGCTTATCAAATAACGATAAGCGGCTCTTTTTATTATGTGTGACGGTTACTTTAAATCGCCACTGGCGAATAAACATTGACCTAGAATTAACGGGATAAAACCTTAGCTGCGGCTTTAATTTTTGACCTTAACCATTGATGACTGGATTCATTGGTTCGGCTTGGGTGCCAAATCATACACATGTCGAAGTTATCCAACTGAAACGGCAACGGCAACGTTTTTACTTTGTATTTCTTTGAAAAACACTGAACAGAAGAGAGCGGTATCACACCGATATAATCAGAGCCTTCAATGACTGGAAGCATCTCAACCACCCCTGGCGCTCGGTAGACAATTTTGCGTTTCTCTAAATCACCAAAGTCCTCAGAACTCAAAAGACTTTTACGAGCATGCCAACGGGCGACGACGACGTGTTTATTAGACAAGAACTCGTCCATATTAATGCTATCACCAATTGTTGGATGGTCTAAACGACAAACAACAACTAAATCTTCGGTAGAAATTGCTTCATATTTCAGCGTCGTTCTTCCACGTGGCTTCATATCCAAAATGACATCGTGCCTTTGCAATCTTAAATCCGATTCATAATCTTCTGTAAACAGTGGATGAACTTCCAAGGCTATATCTGGTGCAACCTGACTAATAAGGTTCATCACCTTAGGCATTAACTCGTAACTTGCCGCTGAAACACACGCGATAGAAAATACGCGATTCGATGTTTTTGGATCGAAATCTCTTGAAGCAGATAACGTAGATGTAAAGTTCTTAAGCGCAGCGGCCATCGCAGGGTAAATATCCGTTGCAAATGTGGTTGGTTCAACCCCAGAGGTTGTTCTATGGAACAAAGGTTCGTTATAGATGTCTCTTAATCGTGCGAGAGCTTTACTGACGGCTGGCTGACTTATATCCATTCGATTTGCCGCTCTCGATAAGTTCTGCTCTTCGTAAATCGCGACAAATATTGGAATCAAATTGAGCTCGGTACTTTTCATACAGTTCCATAGTAAAGAAGCAGGATCTCTATCATAGAGAAACTGCTTCTTTAATTCGATAGAATTTGCACAAAGTTGTGCATAGCTCCACGCTAAACCAATAGCTTAGCGGACTCATTGATTGAAACCTGTTTACTTCAGCTTATCTTCTAGGTCCGGTAACGCTTTAGGCAGCTTCAAACGTTGCAGGATTAATGAGAATAATCGATAACTAGACGGATTAGTCGATACGAAACGCAGCCCCTTCCATAACCTCATTAATACCTGTTTGTTTTCATCGCCTTGTTGAAAACGCTCACTGTCTGCTTGCCACTGTGCCTGTTGCATTGCTTTGCTCAGCTCAAGTTGAGAGGTCTGTAGTCGCAATTGCTGGTAAATATAAGTTCTAATCTCTGACCATTGTCCGTCTTTCAGCAAACGATGTAATACCCACCAACTTGGCGCTGGTTTATTTCGGTAATAACGTTTTACCACCATCAACAAAGTCACCAAAACGATGACCACACCGATAACAATAGCGAACGATAAAAAATAAGTTTTGATAAAAGATTTCAGAGTATGCTTCGCTTTAAACACCTCACCTTTTACGACTACGGTTTCAAGACGTTGATTTTTACTGTCCCACCACTGAAACGAATAATCAGGTAACGTCAGTTCACCACCTTGTTGAATCACGTAAACAGATTCTTCTGTACGACTTGAGCGATAACTGCCTCGTTCTTGCGTATCATCAAGCAAATTCGGCTGTGGGTAAGCCTGATATTGCTGAGTCGACTGATTAGTAAAAAGAGCAGGCAGCAATATCGATAAGCTGTCTTTCGCGTTCACGGTCA
Coding sequences within it:
- a CDS encoding alkaline phosphatase family protein, translated to MPNIRLSGLTLSLLCVFSTFAFSEAIASSAEIASATNSKPNLIVQITVDGLRGDLLDRYKHNFGEGGFRYLMDEGVHYTNAHYQHGNTETIVGHVSLATGAPPSVHGMVGNVWFDRDEDRLVYNVEDADYNMLTSGAGVDKSTEIDPTQRTAQGDGRSPIPILSTTFSDELSISNNGKSKAFSVSIKDRGAISLAGQSGKAFWFSKAQSEFATSNYYYDQYPEWVARWNEKRFTDQYSKQAWDLSLPKEQYTLVENTSEHKFDLAGFKRTFPHPYGPSSFQYYSTMLTISPAGDEITENFASTLLKQEKLGQGDATDYLAVSFSSNDYVIHLYGPESLETEDNLIRLDRTIAKMLSTIDSQVGLNNTLIVLSADHGVPESSPAVNALGFNQAQYFNKDTLLSQGVEQRLKSEFGLDKDAIRLFAQPYIYLNHDVIAKKKVDLANVQNAIAEEIAKISGVAYAVSSSDIARNQVPDTRLNQLIKNNYHPARSGDIYVVFAPRSYINDMDGLQIASTHGSPWRYDTHVPVIFAGFDIEPQRISREITPYDIAPTLSNKLGITQPSGSTGVVLAEVTK
- a CDS encoding LysR family transcriptional regulator, translated to MKSTELNLIPIFVAIYEEQNLSRAANRMDISQPAVSKALARLRDIYNEPLFHRTTSGVEPTTFATDIYPAMAAALKNFTSTLSASRDFDPKTSNRVFSIACVSAASYELMPKVMNLISQVAPDIALEVHPLFTEDYESDLRLQRHDVILDMKPRGRTTLKYEAISTEDLVVVCRLDHPTIGDSINMDEFLSNKHVVVARWHARKSLLSSEDFGDLEKRKIVYRAPGVVEMLPVIEGSDYIGVIPLSSVQCFSKKYKVKTLPLPFQLDNFDMCMIWHPSRTNESSHQWLRSKIKAAAKVLSR